Proteins from a single region of Streptomyces sp. HUAS 15-9:
- a CDS encoding roadblock/LC7 domain-containing protein, whose translation MTAPSTFGLSSEARNLHWLLTNLVEEVPGIQSVAVVSSDGLLLLSSDPGRIAQAREARTERRTGPRGSSADLAAIVSGLGSLTVGAARLMDFGGVKHTMVAMDEGSLFVMSISDGSLLGVHGSADCDMSVVAYHMALFVGRAGHVLTPELRSELRKSMESPVPGSAR comes from the coding sequence TTGACCGCGCCCAGTACCTTCGGACTGAGCAGTGAGGCCCGCAACCTGCACTGGCTGCTGACGAACCTCGTCGAGGAGGTGCCGGGCATCCAGTCGGTCGCCGTGGTCTCCTCCGACGGCCTCCTCCTGCTCTCCTCGGACCCCGGCCGCATCGCCCAGGCCAGAGAGGCCCGCACCGAGCGCCGGACCGGCCCCCGCGGCTCCTCCGCCGACCTCGCCGCCATCGTCTCCGGCCTCGGCAGCCTCACCGTCGGCGCCGCCCGGCTGATGGACTTCGGCGGGGTCAAGCACACGATGGTCGCGATGGACGAGGGCAGCCTCTTCGTGATGTCGATCAGTGATGGCTCGCTGCTCGGCGTGCACGGCTCCGCGGACTGCGACATGAGCGTCGTGGCGTACCATATGGCGCTCTTCGTCGGGCGGGCCGGCCACGTCCTGACGCCCGAACTCCGCAGCGAGCTCCGAAAATCGATGGAGTCGCCGGTGCCGGGGAGCGCCCGATGA
- a CDS encoding DUF742 domain-containing protein, with the protein MSDFAKKKLPVRGGDRKPARVRPYSLTGGRTRFGHVLLVETFVASTASTAALEGPEGRKELTNGSLHTRVMPEMRAIVELCRRMRTVAEIAALLQMPLGVVRVLLSDLADQGKIRVYGTGTGHGVGRPDRALLERVLSGLRRL; encoded by the coding sequence ATGAGCGACTTCGCGAAGAAGAAGCTCCCGGTCCGCGGCGGCGACCGCAAGCCCGCCCGGGTCCGCCCCTACTCGCTCACCGGCGGCCGCACCCGCTTCGGCCACGTCCTCCTCGTGGAGACGTTCGTGGCCAGCACGGCCAGCACGGCGGCACTGGAGGGCCCCGAGGGGCGCAAGGAACTGACGAACGGTTCGCTCCACACCCGGGTCATGCCGGAGATGCGGGCCATCGTCGAACTGTGCCGCCGTATGCGTACGGTGGCCGAGATCGCCGCGCTGCTGCAGATGCCGCTCGGCGTGGTCCGCGTCCTCCTGAGCGATCTCGCGGACCAGGGAAAGATCCGTGTGTACGGAACCGGCACCGGCCACGGGGTGGGCCGCCCGGACCGCGCTCTGCTGGAAAGGGTGCTGAGTGGACTCCGTCGTCTCTGA
- a CDS encoding GTP-binding protein, which yields MDSVVSDAAHGVAPLVGLDEPDQDLRSWQTDRTRAPIATKIVVAGGFGVGKTTLVTAVSEITPLQTEALMTEASEATDDLTATPGKLTTTVAMDFGRITLDDDLVLYLFGTPGQQRFWFMWDDLVRGAIGAVVLADTRRLKDCFPALDYFESCGLPYVVAVNHFDGSELFEPADVREALTIPARIPVMIMDARRRISVIETLLALVAHALEETPE from the coding sequence GTGGACTCCGTCGTCTCTGACGCCGCTCATGGCGTCGCTCCCCTCGTCGGCCTCGACGAACCCGACCAGGATCTGAGGTCCTGGCAGACGGACCGCACCCGAGCCCCGATAGCCACGAAGATAGTCGTGGCGGGCGGCTTCGGCGTCGGCAAGACGACGCTGGTCACCGCCGTCTCGGAGATCACGCCGCTGCAGACCGAGGCGCTGATGACCGAGGCGAGCGAGGCCACCGACGACCTCACCGCCACGCCCGGCAAGCTCACCACCACCGTGGCCATGGACTTCGGCCGCATCACCCTCGACGACGATCTGGTGCTCTATCTGTTCGGCACGCCGGGTCAGCAGCGGTTCTGGTTCATGTGGGACGACCTGGTGCGCGGCGCGATCGGCGCCGTGGTCCTGGCCGACACCCGCCGCCTCAAGGACTGCTTCCCCGCGCTGGACTACTTCGAGAGCTGCGGACTGCCGTACGTCGTCGCGGTCAACCACTTCGACGGCAGCGAGCTGTTCGAACCGGCGGACGTTCGCGAGGCGTTGACGATCCCGGCGCGCATCCCTGTAATGATCATGGATGCGCGCCGCCGGATCTCGGTGATCGAGACCCTCCTGGCCCTCGTCGCCCACGCGCTCGAGGAAACCCCCGAGTAG
- a CDS encoding styrene monooxygenase/indole monooxygenase family protein: MRKILVVGAGQSGLQLALGLQSHGYEVTLMSNRTADEIRSGRVMSTQCMFDTALQHERDLQLNFWESQAPKIEGLGVSVAAPGSWSEGPAARAIDWVGRLDGFAQSVDQRVKMAGWMETFAQRGGQLVIHGAAVSDLDYFSRAYDLVLIAAGKGELVSMFGRDAARSPYSEPQRALAVAYVHGLGPRPEHPEYDAVRCNLVPGVGELFVMPTLTTSGRADILFWEGIPGGPLDAFNGVKDPAEHLSLTLELMERFTPWEHDRTKGVELTDAGGTLAGRYAPTVRNPVGRLPGGGLVLGVADVVVANDPITGQGANSASKCAASYLASILEQGEKEFDEAWMRQTFDRYWNTAQHVTKWTNAMLAPPPEHILNLIGAAGALQPVADRFANGFNDPADFENFFYEPEKTGAYLASLTGA; the protein is encoded by the coding sequence ATGCGCAAGATACTCGTCGTGGGAGCCGGCCAGTCCGGACTCCAGCTCGCCCTCGGACTCCAGTCGCACGGGTACGAGGTCACCCTGATGTCGAACCGGACCGCGGACGAGATCCGCTCCGGCCGGGTCATGTCGACGCAGTGCATGTTCGACACGGCACTGCAGCACGAGCGCGATCTCCAGCTGAACTTCTGGGAGTCCCAGGCCCCGAAGATCGAAGGACTCGGCGTCTCGGTCGCGGCCCCCGGCTCCTGGAGCGAGGGCCCCGCGGCCCGCGCGATCGACTGGGTGGGCAGGCTCGACGGGTTCGCGCAGTCGGTCGACCAGCGGGTGAAGATGGCCGGCTGGATGGAGACCTTCGCCCAGCGCGGCGGCCAGCTGGTCATCCACGGCGCGGCGGTCTCCGACCTCGACTACTTCTCCCGCGCCTACGACCTGGTGCTGATCGCCGCGGGCAAGGGCGAGCTGGTCTCCATGTTCGGCCGGGACGCCGCCCGCTCGCCGTACAGCGAGCCGCAGCGCGCGCTGGCGGTGGCGTACGTCCACGGCCTGGGCCCGCGCCCCGAGCACCCGGAGTACGACGCGGTCCGCTGCAACCTGGTCCCCGGTGTCGGCGAGCTGTTCGTCATGCCGACGCTGACCACGTCGGGCCGCGCGGACATCCTGTTCTGGGAAGGCATCCCCGGTGGTCCGCTGGACGCCTTCAACGGCGTCAAGGACCCGGCCGAGCACCTCTCCCTGACCCTGGAACTCATGGAGAGGTTCACGCCCTGGGAGCATGACCGGACCAAGGGCGTCGAACTGACGGATGCGGGCGGCACCCTCGCCGGCCGTTACGCCCCCACCGTCCGCAACCCCGTCGGCCGCCTCCCGGGCGGCGGCCTCGTGCTGGGTGTCGCGGACGTCGTCGTCGCCAACGACCCGATCACCGGACAGGGCGCCAACTCGGCGTCCAAGTGCGCGGCGTCGTACCTCGCCTCGATCCTCGAGCAGGGCGAGAAGGAGTTCGACGAGGCCTGGATGCGGCAGACGTTCGACCGCTACTGGAACACGGCCCAGCACGTGACCAAGTGGACGAACGCCATGCTGGCCCCGCCGCCGGAGCACATCCTCAACCTGATCGGCGCGGCGGGCGCGCTCCAGCCGGTCGCCGACCGGTTCGCCAACGGCTTCAACGACCCGGCCGACTTCGAGAACTTCTTCTACGAGCCCGAGAAGACGGGCGCCTACCTGGCGTCGCTCACTGGAGCCTGA